From the genome of Candidatus Rokuibacteriota bacterium, one region includes:
- a CDS encoding PPOX class F420-dependent oxidoreductase, whose translation MNAHERREFVRAHRIGIFAYARRDHGPAMTVVYYVMDGGDILVYTMAERAKAKAVGRNPKVSLCVLDEKWPPTYLLVYGNATIVTDFDPVVDLGMRIAGLMAEQPIPESYRAHVAEMSRREQRVMLRITPYMTFESPPRHVYKPEDVQGLTHGLGQSLPWDAK comes from the coding sequence ATGAACGCTCATGAGCGCCGGGAATTCGTTCGGGCGCATCGCATCGGCATCTTCGCCTACGCCCGGCGCGACCACGGTCCGGCGATGACCGTCGTCTACTACGTCATGGACGGCGGCGACATCCTGGTCTACACCATGGCGGAACGCGCCAAGGCCAAGGCCGTCGGGCGCAACCCGAAGGTGTCGCTCTGCGTCCTCGATGAGAAGTGGCCGCCGACCTATCTCCTGGTGTACGGGAACGCGACGATCGTCACGGACTTCGACCCCGTCGTCGACCTGGGGATGCGGATCGCCGGACTGATGGCGGAGCAGCCGATTCCCGAGTCCTACCGGGCGCATGTCGCGGAGATGTCGCGCCGGGAGCAACGGGTCATGCTGCGGATCACGCCGTACATGACCTTCGAGTCGCCGCCCCGGCACGTCTACAAACCCGAGGACGTCCAGGGGCTGACACACGGCTTGGGTCAGAGCCTCCCGTGGGACGCGAAATGA